In Aeromicrobium marinum DSM 15272, one genomic interval encodes:
- a CDS encoding lysophospholipid acyltransferase family protein — translation MRDITYPPVIVTAKTLFKVLGMKFQTSGTEHIPRTGGAILAANHIGYVDFVFDGLAAQPSGRLVRFMAKKEAFEGKTGALMRSFHHIEVDRANGEASYRTAVEYARSGEIVGIFPEATISRSMEIKELKTGAVRMAAEAGVPLIPMVTWGTQLLKTKDQESDIFGRGRTIALHVGAPLEVTGEDPVAETAKLREAMSALLDKAIHEYPIRPEGQWWAPARYGGTAPTPEEAARLDAEEKAAKEARRAAREAGD, via the coding sequence ATGCGCGACATCACCTACCCGCCGGTCATCGTCACCGCCAAGACGCTCTTCAAGGTGCTGGGCATGAAGTTCCAGACGTCAGGCACCGAGCACATCCCGCGCACGGGCGGCGCCATCCTGGCCGCCAACCACATCGGGTACGTGGACTTCGTCTTCGACGGACTCGCGGCCCAGCCCAGCGGGCGGCTCGTGCGGTTCATGGCCAAGAAGGAGGCGTTCGAGGGAAAGACCGGGGCCCTCATGCGCTCGTTCCACCACATCGAGGTCGACCGGGCCAACGGCGAGGCGTCGTACCGCACGGCCGTCGAGTACGCGCGGTCCGGCGAGATCGTCGGCATCTTCCCGGAGGCGACGATCAGTCGCTCGATGGAGATCAAGGAGCTCAAGACCGGTGCCGTGCGCATGGCCGCCGAGGCCGGGGTGCCCCTGATCCCGATGGTCACGTGGGGCACCCAGCTGCTGAAGACCAAGGACCAGGAGTCCGACATCTTCGGCCGTGGGCGCACGATCGCCCTGCACGTGGGGGCGCCGCTGGAGGTCACGGGCGAGGACCCGGTCGCCGAGACGGCGAAGCTGCGAGAGGCCATGTCGGCCCTGTTGGACAAGGCCATCCACGAGTACCCGATCCGGCCCGAGGGCCAGTGGTGGGCGCCCGCCCGGTACGGCGGAACCGCCCCCACGCCGGAGGAGGCCGCCCGTCTGGACGCCGAGGAGAAGGCGGCCAAGGAGGCGCGTCGGGCCGCCCGTGAGGCCGGCGACTGA
- a CDS encoding acyltransferase family protein yields the protein MTAATAAEGLPRTFDPRTNSLNLFRLVLAAMVLFAHAFYLDGRGIGPHIQGENLGGLAVGGFFVLSGFLITTSRFRNAVGDYIVLRVARIFPAFIVCLVLTATVLAPFAMWWEFRSLDGYLTTGPTPASYVWSNAGLLINQYEIGRSLESVPYPRVWNGSLWTLYYEFACYLLVGVIAVVGVVRRSPWPLAAMFALSVAVYATETQWAALQLDERFFLLAKLLPYFLGGAVAYFVVARFGVPHVAGATALVLAVASIVLVPRVGGQLAAPLLAWGLLWLSTVVPQPRWVATNDISYGFYIYAWPVQQLGVLVGVSSLGFVAYLLLTAVGTAALAALSWFAVERPVMRAAHTRLRATRPARA from the coding sequence ATGACCGCCGCGACCGCTGCCGAGGGGCTGCCCCGCACGTTCGACCCGCGCACCAACAGCCTCAACCTGTTCCGCCTCGTGCTGGCGGCGATGGTGCTGTTCGCGCACGCCTTCTACCTCGACGGCCGGGGCATCGGACCGCACATCCAGGGTGAGAACCTCGGCGGTCTCGCCGTCGGGGGGTTCTTCGTCCTCAGCGGCTTCCTCATCACCACCAGCCGGTTCCGCAACGCGGTCGGCGACTACATCGTGCTGCGGGTCGCCCGGATCTTCCCCGCCTTCATCGTCTGTCTCGTCCTCACCGCCACGGTCCTCGCCCCGTTCGCCATGTGGTGGGAGTTCCGCTCGCTCGACGGCTACCTCACGACCGGCCCCACCCCGGCGTCCTACGTGTGGTCCAACGCCGGCCTGCTGATCAACCAGTACGAGATCGGCCGGTCGCTCGAGTCGGTGCCGTACCCGCGGGTGTGGAACGGCTCGCTGTGGACGCTGTACTACGAGTTCGCGTGCTACCTGCTGGTCGGCGTGATCGCCGTCGTCGGGGTCGTCCGACGGTCGCCGTGGCCGCTCGCCGCGATGTTCGCCCTCAGCGTGGCGGTGTACGCGACCGAGACGCAGTGGGCCGCCCTGCAGCTCGACGAGCGCTTCTTCCTGCTCGCCAAGCTGTTGCCGTACTTCCTCGGCGGCGCCGTCGCCTACTTCGTGGTCGCCCGGTTCGGCGTGCCGCACGTGGCCGGGGCCACCGCCCTGGTCCTCGCCGTGGCGAGCATCGTGCTGGTGCCCCGGGTCGGTGGCCAGCTCGCCGCGCCGTTGCTGGCGTGGGGTCTGCTGTGGCTCTCCACCGTGGTGCCGCAGCCTCGCTGGGTCGCCACGAACGACATCTCGTACGGCTTCTACATCTACGCCTGGCCCGTGCAGCAGCTCGGCGTGCTCGTCGGTGTCTCCTCGCTCGGCTTCGTCGCCTACCTGCTGCTCACCGCGGTCGGCACCGCGGCCCTGGCTGCACTCAGCTGGTTCGCCGTCGAGCGGCCCGTCATGCGGGCGGCCCACACCCGGCTGCGAGCGACCCGACCCGCTCGGGCCTGA
- a CDS encoding glycosyltransferase family 2 protein has translation MTGDAERFLVIVPAWNEEQNVGSTVAEIHAQGFACDVLVVDDGSRDATAEVAAAAGATVLTLPFNLGVGGAMRAGFTYAQRHGYPAAIQVDADGQHNPADIMTVLAGLEQADISIGARFADTGDYEVSGPRRWAMVMLAGILSRVAGVRLTDVTSGFRAANRRAIDQYVQYYPAEYLGDTVDSLVAALHEQLTVVQVPVAMRPRLHGTPSQGFVGSAVYLLRSMFALTLALMRRPRRGAVAEVTA, from the coding sequence ATGACGGGCGACGCGGAGCGGTTCCTGGTGATCGTGCCGGCGTGGAACGAGGAACAGAACGTTGGTTCGACCGTGGCCGAGATCCACGCCCAGGGCTTCGCCTGCGACGTGCTGGTGGTCGACGACGGCTCACGGGACGCCACCGCCGAGGTGGCGGCCGCAGCGGGTGCGACGGTCCTGACCCTGCCCTTCAACCTGGGGGTCGGCGGGGCGATGCGAGCGGGCTTCACCTACGCCCAGCGGCACGGGTACCCCGCAGCGATCCAGGTCGACGCCGACGGTCAGCACAACCCGGCCGACATCATGACCGTCCTGGCGGGACTCGAGCAGGCTGACATCAGCATCGGCGCCCGGTTCGCCGACACCGGCGACTACGAGGTCAGCGGACCTCGACGGTGGGCGATGGTGATGCTCGCCGGCATCCTGTCCCGCGTCGCCGGCGTCCGCCTGACCGACGTGACCTCGGGCTTCCGAGCCGCCAACCGACGAGCGATCGACCAGTACGTGCAGTACTACCCGGCGGAGTACCTCGGTGACACCGTCGACTCCCTGGTGGCCGCCCTGCACGAGCAGCTGACGGTCGTCCAGGTCCCGGTGGCCATGCGTCCGCGACTGCACGGGACCCCGAGCCAGGGGTTCGTCGGGTCGGCCGTCTACCTGCTGCGCTCGATGTTCGCCCTGACCCTGGCCCTGATGCGCCGCCCACGCCGCGGCGCGGTCGCGGAGGTGACCGCATGA
- a CDS encoding acyltransferase family protein: MPAAVPRPSAPAGGVRTEIQALRAVAVLAVVGYHLWPNRLPGGFVGVDVFFVVSGFLITDHLLREVATRNRVHLPTFWARRARRLLPASFVTIAATAAAVYLWVPENRWPQFGRELLASAFYVENWELSRQAVDYLAQSNVVSPSQHFWSLGVEEQFYLVWPVLIGAATLLAVRLRRRPDVVVAAALLLVFAASLAHSVDLTPSDPGRAYFSTLTRAWEFAAGGLLAWLGRRVALERVGGAGLRSAVSWGGFAAIGVSLLVIDGSTPFPGYAAGLPVLGTVAVILAGAPSSRLSPAPLMDRRPVQLLGDVSYGVYLWHWPLIVLLPYVTGADLGTTDKLGILLGSVLLGWLSKTLVEDRFRSPGPPTGGWTGPSRTFATVGAASAVLVVSCLALVTWTPAALPDAREVAATPCLGAKALLDPGCDGRIDDALVTEAAAFATDLAPADISACETSANSRTYRRCSFGSTDPAALGVALVGDSHATRIADAVRTTAESESWRLSTFLVSGCPMLAREWVGSTWGADATYSEICRTTAVRALDEVAADPTIDVVVVTNRTRLYLSEDPDLWPLTAAQVADVLTRLQQAGKAVVVLRDTPEMRGVPVEGGVGAVDCLLQTDDATDCSVPRAEIAFDDPLRTAGEMTGSPVVDLDDLVCDDARCFTQIGGIVVYTDDNHLTTTFARTAQPTIAARLTAAVEALGKDPS; the protein is encoded by the coding sequence GTGCCAGCAGCCGTTCCCCGTCCGTCAGCCCCCGCCGGAGGGGTGCGCACCGAGATCCAGGCGCTGCGGGCGGTCGCGGTGCTGGCGGTCGTCGGGTACCACCTGTGGCCCAACCGGCTGCCGGGCGGGTTCGTCGGCGTCGACGTGTTCTTCGTCGTCTCCGGCTTCCTCATCACCGACCACCTGCTCCGTGAGGTGGCGACGCGGAACCGGGTGCACCTGCCGACGTTCTGGGCCCGGCGGGCCAGGCGTCTGCTCCCCGCCTCCTTCGTCACCATCGCGGCGACGGCTGCCGCCGTGTACCTGTGGGTTCCCGAGAACCGCTGGCCACAGTTCGGTCGCGAGCTGCTGGCCTCGGCGTTCTACGTCGAGAACTGGGAGCTGTCGCGACAGGCGGTCGACTACCTGGCGCAGTCCAACGTCGTGTCACCCAGCCAGCACTTCTGGTCCCTGGGGGTCGAGGAACAGTTCTACCTCGTCTGGCCCGTCCTCATCGGCGCCGCGACCCTGCTCGCCGTCCGCCTGCGGCGACGCCCCGACGTCGTGGTCGCGGCCGCGCTCCTGCTCGTCTTCGCTGCCAGTCTGGCCCACTCGGTCGACCTCACCCCGAGCGATCCCGGCCGGGCCTACTTCTCGACCTTGACCCGCGCCTGGGAGTTCGCGGCGGGTGGCCTGCTGGCATGGCTGGGCCGCCGGGTGGCGCTCGAACGTGTCGGCGGGGCCGGCCTCCGCTCGGCTGTCTCCTGGGGCGGCTTCGCGGCCATCGGCGTCTCCCTGCTCGTGATCGACGGCAGCACGCCGTTCCCCGGGTACGCCGCCGGACTCCCCGTGCTCGGCACGGTCGCCGTGATCCTCGCGGGTGCGCCGTCGTCGCGCCTCTCCCCCGCACCCCTGATGGACCGGCGACCCGTCCAGCTGCTCGGGGACGTCTCCTACGGCGTCTACCTGTGGCACTGGCCCCTGATCGTGCTGCTGCCGTACGTCACCGGTGCCGACCTCGGGACGACCGACAAGCTGGGGATCCTGCTGGGATCGGTCCTGCTGGGCTGGCTGTCCAAGACGCTGGTCGAGGACCGGTTCCGCTCACCGGGTCCGCCGACCGGCGGGTGGACGGGTCCGAGCCGCACGTTCGCGACCGTCGGCGCCGCCTCGGCCGTCCTGGTCGTCTCCTGCCTGGCCCTGGTCACCTGGACACCGGCGGCCCTGCCCGACGCCCGCGAGGTCGCCGCCACCCCGTGCCTGGGCGCGAAGGCCCTGCTCGACCCGGGGTGCGACGGGCGGATCGACGACGCGCTGGTCACGGAGGCCGCGGCCTTCGCGACCGATCTCGCCCCGGCCGACATCAGTGCCTGCGAGACGTCCGCCAACTCCCGGACCTACCGCCGGTGCTCCTTCGGCTCGACCGACCCGGCCGCGCTCGGGGTCGCGCTCGTCGGCGACTCCCACGCCACCCGCATCGCGGACGCGGTCAGGACCACCGCCGAGTCCGAGTCCTGGCGACTCTCCACCTTCCTGGTGTCGGGATGCCCGATGCTCGCGCGCGAGTGGGTCGGCTCGACCTGGGGGGCGGACGCCACCTACTCCGAGATCTGCCGCACCACGGCCGTGCGGGCCCTCGACGAGGTCGCCGCCGACCCGACGATCGACGTGGTCGTCGTCACCAACCGCACGCGGCTGTACCTCTCCGAGGACCCCGACCTCTGGCCGCTCACGGCCGCCCAGGTCGCCGATGTGCTGACCCGGTTGCAGCAGGCCGGCAAGGCCGTGGTCGTCCTGCGCGACACCCCCGAGATGCGCGGCGTCCCGGTCGAGGGCGGCGTCGGCGCCGTGGACTGCCTGCTGCAGACCGACGACGCCACCGACTGCTCGGTGCCACGGGCGGAGATCGCGTTCGACGACCCGCTGCGGACCGCCGGCGAGATGACCGGGTCGCCCGTCGTCGACCTCGACGACCTGGTGTGCGACGACGCACGGTGCTTCACCCAGATCGGCGGCATCGTCGTCTACACCGACGACAACCACCTCACCACGACCTTCGCCCGCACCGCCCAGCCCACGATCGCCGCACGGCTCACCGCTGCCGTCGAGGCGCTCGGGAAGGACCCGTCATGA
- a CDS encoding glycosyltransferase family 4 protein: MATILVDLLSLTGSKGGMEVYTRELYQQFAVQAPQHEFVGFASTEAAAMDLTWFPGRIVDSGISGENRLQWARGELLAVNPAARRAGADLIHSPATLGPHRRDIPTVVTMHDMLYWSHPEFMSTPLYTAPVKLMERIVSRRADRVVTISEASAEAIGRYLSVPRSRISVIHLAGRAIAGVDRDRHRPDQPLLLGTGNRRPHKNWETLVRALALIDPPQRPRLALTGSGPDDPMIALVAELELQPWVELHGWIEESELADLYSRATLLATPSFCEGFSLTPVEGMLSGIPVLISDIAVHREVAGDAAVYVDPSDPAAMAATIARVVSDPALLAEHARKGLDQASRYSWEDTARRTLAVFDEVLTASGR, from the coding sequence ATGGCCACCATCCTCGTCGACCTGCTGTCGCTGACCGGTTCGAAGGGCGGGATGGAGGTCTACACGCGCGAGCTGTACCAGCAGTTCGCCGTCCAGGCGCCTCAGCACGAGTTCGTCGGGTTCGCCAGCACCGAGGCCGCCGCGATGGACCTCACCTGGTTCCCCGGCAGGATCGTCGACTCCGGGATCAGCGGGGAGAACCGGCTGCAGTGGGCCCGGGGTGAGCTGCTGGCCGTGAACCCGGCGGCGCGCCGCGCGGGAGCCGACCTCATCCACTCCCCTGCGACGCTCGGACCGCACCGCCGCGACATCCCGACCGTCGTGACGATGCACGACATGCTCTACTGGTCGCACCCCGAGTTCATGTCGACGCCCCTGTACACCGCGCCGGTCAAGCTCATGGAGCGGATCGTCTCCCGCCGGGCCGACCGGGTCGTCACGATCAGCGAGGCCTCGGCGGAGGCCATCGGCCGGTACCTGTCCGTGCCGCGCTCCCGCATCTCGGTGATCCACCTGGCCGGACGGGCGATCGCCGGGGTGGACCGTGACCGCCACCGCCCCGACCAGCCGCTGCTGCTCGGCACGGGCAACCGGCGACCGCACAAGAACTGGGAGACGCTCGTCCGCGCACTGGCCCTGATCGACCCGCCCCAGCGCCCCCGCCTGGCCCTGACCGGCAGCGGTCCCGACGATCCGATGATCGCGCTCGTGGCCGAGCTCGAGCTCCAGCCGTGGGTGGAGCTGCACGGCTGGATCGAGGAGTCCGAGCTGGCCGACCTGTACTCCCGGGCGACCCTGCTCGCGACCCCGTCGTTCTGCGAGGGGTTCTCGTTGACGCCCGTCGAGGGGATGCTGTCCGGGATCCCGGTGCTGATCAGCGACATCGCCGTCCACCGCGAGGTGGCCGGCGATGCGGCCGTCTACGTCGATCCGTCCGATCCGGCAGCCATGGCGGCCACGATCGCCCGGGTGGTCTCCGACCCGGCGCTCCTGGCCGAGCACGCGCGCAAGGGCCTGGACCAGGCGTCGCGGTACTCGTGGGAGGACACGGCGCGACGAACCCTCGCGGTGTTCGACGAGGTCCTGACCGCGTCAGGCCGCTGA
- a CDS encoding DUF2304 domain-containing protein, producing the protein MIIVFAIGFSVVILGIIVSLLLRRQLREKYAVMWLLIGLTVLVLSIWPGLLVIMAELVGVQVPANLLFTLALGLLLAVALHLSWELSRAEEEIRRVAEEVAINRAALDRLLAAEAARRRPPND; encoded by the coding sequence ATGATCATCGTGTTCGCCATCGGCTTCTCGGTCGTGATCCTCGGCATCATCGTGAGCCTGCTGCTGCGGCGTCAGCTGCGGGAGAAGTACGCCGTCATGTGGCTGCTGATCGGCCTCACGGTCCTGGTGCTGAGCATCTGGCCCGGACTGCTGGTCATCATGGCGGAGCTGGTGGGTGTCCAGGTGCCGGCGAACCTGTTGTTCACCCTCGCGCTGGGTCTGCTGCTCGCGGTGGCCCTGCACCTGTCCTGGGAGCTCTCCCGGGCCGAGGAGGAGATCCGCCGGGTCGCCGAGGAGGTCGCGATCAACCGCGCCGCCCTCGACCGGCTGCTCGCGGCCGAGGCCGCCCGTCGGCGCCCCCCGAACGACTGA
- a CDS encoding NAD-dependent epimerase/dehydratase family protein yields the protein MPSNVLITGGAGFIGSRLARRFADDGHRVTILDTLSPQVHGADPAQDSPLLKAAAEVAEVVQGSVTDVDALRRVLPDQHVVVHLAAETGTGQSMYEIDRYVEANIGGTAKLLDLLANEPHHVGRVVIASSRSIYGEGAYRSSAGEIVYPSHRDDAAMAAGDFDVHAPGHDPLTLVPTDESARLHPSSVYGISKQVQESLIMTVAPTIGIEGVALRYQNVYGPGQSLKNPYTGILSIFSTLIRQGREINIFEDGHESRDFVYIDDVVEATYLASTVPGAAHQVMNVGSGVATSVLEVTAALQAAFGSDVPVRVSGNYRLGDIRHNVADTTRLAEVLGFTPAVDFATGVGRFVEWVLTEPVEEGGYEKSLQEMASRRLLK from the coding sequence ATGCCGTCGAACGTCCTGATCACCGGTGGCGCCGGGTTCATCGGCTCCCGCCTGGCCCGCCGGTTCGCCGACGACGGCCACCGCGTCACGATCCTGGACACGTTGTCCCCCCAGGTCCACGGCGCGGACCCGGCCCAGGACTCCCCCCTGCTGAAGGCGGCCGCGGAGGTCGCCGAGGTGGTGCAGGGGTCGGTCACCGACGTCGACGCGTTGCGCCGTGTGCTCCCCGACCAGCACGTCGTGGTCCACCTGGCCGCCGAGACCGGCACGGGACAGTCGATGTACGAGATCGACCGCTACGTCGAGGCGAACATCGGCGGCACGGCGAAGCTGCTGGACCTGCTCGCCAACGAGCCCCACCACGTCGGGCGCGTGGTCATCGCGTCGTCCCGGTCGATCTACGGCGAGGGCGCCTACCGCAGCAGCGCCGGCGAGATCGTCTACCCCTCGCACCGCGACGACGCCGCCATGGCGGCGGGCGACTTCGACGTGCACGCGCCCGGACACGACCCGCTGACCCTCGTGCCGACCGACGAGTCGGCGCGCCTGCACCCGTCCTCGGTCTACGGGATCTCCAAGCAGGTCCAGGAGTCGCTCATCATGACCGTCGCGCCGACGATCGGCATCGAGGGGGTGGCGCTGCGGTACCAGAACGTCTACGGACCGGGCCAGTCGCTGAAGAACCCCTACACGGGCATCCTGTCGATCTTCTCCACCCTGATCCGACAGGGCCGTGAGATCAACATCTTCGAGGACGGTCACGAGAGCCGGGACTTCGTCTACATCGACGACGTCGTCGAGGCCACGTACCTCGCCTCCACGGTGCCGGGCGCCGCCCACCAGGTGATGAACGTCGGCAGCGGCGTCGCGACCTCCGTGCTGGAGGTCACGGCCGCACTGCAGGCCGCCTTCGGGTCCGACGTTCCGGTGCGCGTGTCCGGCAACTACCGGCTGGGCGACATCCGCCACAACGTGGCCGACACCACCCGCCTGGCCGAGGTGCTGGGGTTCACCCCCGCCGTCGACTTCGCCACCGGGGTCGGTCGCTTCGTGGAGTGGGTCCTGACCGAGCCCGTCGAGGAGGGCGGGTACGAGAAGTCGCTGCAGGAGATGGCGTCACGCCGGCTGTTGAAATGA
- a CDS encoding DUF6541 family protein, with translation MWSEVVLPLAATLALLGVPGLVLGAAAGLRGAWLAAATAPLSVTTVATASVVAEWGGVTWSVVPVVVMTAAAAVVLAAGRRVLVGRWGSDEPRGAAGPWPVLLAVGLAAGLIGRRLWLILQRPDAVSQSYDNIFHLNAVQYVLQTGSASPFTVGGMTSPEGNLGFYPSAWHAVVSLVADLTGAGVPVAVTAVTLVVACVVWPLSVVVLARTWFGTSAALTVAAGVLAAATAAFPFLLLTYGILYPLFLSGAVLPLAVAALARAAGVGVTGPPRGVCALLLVGVVPGMAVAHPSALVALLAFSVPVAAVVAVRHLRHPSRRVPVVAAVAAYLVLGLVAVRVIRPPADQIYWPTIVTTGQAVGEVLTASVYGMPVAIALALLTLLGIVVSLRGGRGAGAAASGAFVIAGLLYVLAAGSQQDWLRTLLVGPWYNNPPRLAALVPLAMIPLAARGAEAVHDRGRAWLRDRDQRIDRPRARAVVAVVGVVALVVATHVGGPLRQITTESQRSFALVDDAWLLTPDESRLLERVPDLVPPDSVIAGSPYTGAGLALALADRRVLMPHLLMDIGADTARVNRSLRFATPGSETCAAIDRLGVDFVLDFGEQQINNYEVTYPGLENLERSDAVEEIDREGEAVLYRVVGC, from the coding sequence ATGTGGTCCGAGGTCGTGCTCCCGCTGGCGGCGACGCTGGCCCTCCTCGGCGTGCCCGGACTCGTCCTGGGTGCCGCAGCAGGTCTGCGGGGGGCCTGGCTCGCGGCGGCGACGGCGCCGCTGTCGGTGACGACGGTCGCGACCGCCTCGGTCGTGGCCGAGTGGGGCGGTGTCACGTGGTCGGTCGTGCCGGTCGTGGTGATGACGGCGGCAGCGGCCGTCGTGCTGGCGGCCGGCCGTCGTGTCCTCGTCGGGCGATGGGGGAGCGACGAGCCGAGAGGCGCAGCGGGCCCGTGGCCCGTGCTGCTGGCGGTGGGGCTCGCCGCCGGGCTGATCGGCCGTCGTCTGTGGCTGATCCTCCAACGGCCCGACGCCGTCTCGCAGTCGTACGACAACATCTTCCACCTCAACGCCGTGCAGTACGTGCTGCAGACCGGGAGCGCGTCCCCGTTCACCGTCGGGGGGATGACGTCCCCCGAGGGCAACCTGGGCTTCTACCCGTCGGCCTGGCACGCCGTGGTCAGCCTCGTCGCGGACCTCACGGGCGCCGGCGTCCCGGTCGCCGTCACGGCGGTGACGCTGGTCGTGGCCTGCGTCGTGTGGCCCCTGTCCGTCGTCGTCCTCGCCCGCACCTGGTTCGGCACGTCGGCAGCGTTGACCGTCGCAGCGGGGGTCCTGGCGGCCGCGACGGCCGCCTTCCCGTTCCTGCTGCTCACCTACGGGATCCTGTATCCGCTGTTCCTGTCCGGTGCCGTGCTCCCGCTGGCGGTGGCGGCCCTCGCCCGAGCAGCGGGGGTGGGCGTCACCGGCCCGCCACGAGGGGTCTGCGCCCTGCTGCTGGTGGGAGTCGTCCCCGGCATGGCCGTGGCTCACCCGAGCGCACTGGTGGCCCTCCTGGCGTTCTCGGTGCCGGTGGCGGCCGTCGTCGCCGTCCGGCATCTCCGGCACCCGTCGCGTCGGGTTCCGGTCGTGGCCGCGGTGGCGGCCTACCTGGTGCTGGGTCTCGTGGCCGTCCGGGTCATCCGTCCGCCCGCCGACCAGATCTACTGGCCCACCATCGTGACGACGGGACAGGCGGTCGGTGAGGTCCTCACCGCGTCGGTGTACGGCATGCCGGTCGCGATCGCCCTGGCCCTGCTGACCCTCCTGGGCATCGTGGTGTCGCTGAGGGGCGGTCGCGGAGCGGGCGCGGCGGCGAGCGGTGCGTTCGTGATCGCCGGACTCCTCTACGTCCTGGCGGCCGGCTCCCAGCAGGACTGGCTCCGCACGCTGCTCGTCGGCCCCTGGTACAACAACCCGCCGCGGCTGGCCGCCCTCGTGCCCCTGGCGATGATTCCGTTGGCGGCACGCGGGGCCGAGGCGGTCCACGACCGCGGCCGGGCATGGCTGCGGGACCGCGACCAGAGGATCGACCGCCCCCGTGCTCGCGCCGTCGTGGCCGTCGTGGGGGTCGTGGCCCTGGTCGTGGCGACCCACGTCGGCGGCCCGCTGCGACAGATCACCACGGAGTCGCAGCGGTCGTTCGCCCTGGTCGACGACGCGTGGCTGCTGACCCCCGACGAGTCCCGTCTGCTGGAACGGGTCCCCGACCTGGTGCCGCCGGACTCGGTGATCGCCGGCAGCCCGTACACCGGCGCGGGCCTGGCGCTGGCGCTGGCCGACCGGCGGGTGCTGATGCCGCACCTGCTCATGGACATCGGTGCCGACACCGCACGCGTCAACCGGTCGTTGCGGTTCGCCACCCCCGGGTCGGAGACGTGTGCCGCGATCGACCGCCTGGGCGTCGACTTCGTCCTGGACTTCGGCGAGCAGCAGATCAACAACTACGAGGTCACCTATCCGGGGCTGGAGAACCTGGAGCGCTCCGACGCGGTCGAGGAGATCGACCGCGAGGGGGAGGCCGTGCTGTACCGGGTCGTCGGCTGCTGA
- a CDS encoding glycosyltransferase, with product MTLDILIPYWGDPDLMIATTASVVAQDDPRWRLTILDDQYPGDEVRTWVESLGDERITYHVNERNLGITDNYRAAVGRATQSHLTLLGCDDLLHPGYVGLMRSLVERHPDADVFQPGVQVIDADGTPVLPLVDRVKQRLLTPRREVELRGPDMATSLIRGNWLYWPSLTFRTETLQRIDFRDGLPIIQDLALLMDIAFEGGALVYSPVTAFSYRRHSGSASQKTIVSGQRFRDERTYYRTARELARRLGWRRTARAARWRLLSRLHGLAELPGVLRSRSRAGISSTVAHILAP from the coding sequence ATGACGCTCGACATCCTCATCCCCTACTGGGGCGACCCGGACCTGATGATCGCCACCACGGCGTCGGTCGTCGCCCAGGACGACCCCCGGTGGCGCCTGACGATCCTCGACGACCAGTACCCCGGGGACGAGGTCCGCACGTGGGTGGAGTCCCTCGGGGACGAGCGCATCACGTACCACGTGAACGAGCGCAACCTCGGCATCACCGACAACTACCGGGCCGCGGTCGGTCGGGCGACGCAGTCGCACCTGACCCTGCTCGGCTGCGACGACCTGCTCCACCCGGGGTACGTCGGACTGATGCGGTCACTGGTCGAGCGGCACCCCGACGCCGACGTGTTCCAGCCCGGGGTGCAGGTCATCGACGCGGACGGGACCCCGGTCCTGCCGTTGGTCGACCGGGTCAAGCAGCGGCTCCTGACGCCGCGCCGGGAGGTCGAGCTGCGCGGCCCCGACATGGCCACGAGCCTGATCCGGGGCAACTGGCTCTACTGGCCGTCCCTGACCTTCCGGACCGAGACGTTGCAGCGCATCGACTTCCGGGACGGCCTGCCGATCATCCAGGACCTGGCCCTGCTCATGGACATCGCGTTCGAGGGGGGCGCCCTGGTGTACTCGCCGGTCACCGCCTTCTCCTACCGGCGTCACTCCGGCAGCGCCTCGCAGAAGACCATCGTCAGCGGCCAGCGGTTCCGGGACGAACGCACCTACTACCGGACGGCCCGCGAGCTCGCCCGGCGGCTGGGCTGGAGGCGCACCGCACGGGCCGCCCGCTGGCGCCTGCTGTCGCGCCTGCACGGACTGGCCGAGCTGCCCGGCGTGCTCCGGTCGCGCAGCCGCGCCGGGATATCATCGACCGTGGCCCACATCCTGGCGCCGTGA